Within Triticum dicoccoides isolate Atlit2015 ecotype Zavitan chromosome 1B, WEW_v2.0, whole genome shotgun sequence, the genomic segment CTGGGTGGGCAAGTGGGGGGAGGAACAAGCGAGAAAGGCGCTGAATGGGAGGGGTCTCGCTCTGCTTTGCGGCGTGGCGCTTGAGTGGGTGCTACGTGGTGGAGGGCGAGGCACCTTGGTGGAAGGTGGGACCCACCGCACAGTGAGTGCAGACTATGCACTGCCAGATGCAAAGACGAAAGAATCTAAAAGAAAAACTCGGCAGCAAAAAGTCCCAACAATTTCATGGCAAATTGCGGGAGAATCTAAGCTGACACCCTCACAAGAAAGCCATTGTACAAAACTTAACAACCTTGGCATAAACTAATGGAACAAATGCACAATAATTAGGATGCAAGTCAAACAAAAACGTCATGAATCACGCAGTCTAACAGGTCTTTCATCCATTCATTGGTTCATTCACAAACGTGCCGCCATCATCAACTATTTTCATCCCCAGGACAGAGTCTTAAGACGGAGAGGACAGAGTCATTGCTCAAATCATATATAGTGAACCTACTAAGTGATAGTAATAACAATTAGCATGCTAAGCGGTCGGTCATGCTCTCATGGATGGATTGGGTGGGGGAGCGGGCTGACTAAGCCTTGTTCTTGCTGCCATCCTCGGGCTTCTTGTAGGCATGGTCCAGCTCCTTGGCCTTGCCCATCAGGCCCTGCATGTAGTTCTTGATGTTGGGGACGTCGTAGTTCTGGGCGATGTAGATGCCGCCCGCCGCGCCGACCAGGAGCGAGAAGGTGCTCTGGATGAAACCCATTGGAGCTAGTAATGAAAACAGGAACGGAAGAGGATATACTGTCAAAGCACTGCTTACCAATATGACAATCTCATCTATATATGCAAATTCGTCTATGAAACATATGAAGACTGTCCAGCGAATTCCATCTATTTGTAGGTAGATCATCAAACCAAAGTGAATTGAGAAAGGGGCAAGGGCAAACTTTGGCAGTTGGCAAGAACTGAAGGTTGTTTATTTTGGCTTTTTCTAGCAAGGTTCAACATATACAGATTTTTTTTAGGGATTTCTAACATATACAGATGGATCATATCATCTTATATAAAAAGCAATGAGCCCATAAAGCATAAACCAATAAGACCACAAAAGCTAAAAACTTGGTATCTAGCATGGACAAAACAATGGGCCATATTTGTCCTATGTACAGCTAAAAGAAAATTCAAGCATCTACAAAAGAGGTGTGAACTAAAAAGAATAAGTGCCAGCAGCAAACATGCCTATCAGAAGAAGTACAGCCTTACACCCTGATGCACGCAGCGTTTCACAGCATGCAGTAAATTGTTCATCAAATTCCTACCGATTCTAAATCCTAAATTCCCAATGATATTAGCGTGCTTACATTCTCATAACATCAGTATTAGTTAACCAAAATTCGACCTACAGAGTTCTAGTACAGTGAGTAACTCCCAATTCTTTTAATAGAAGCACAGTTAACAAGTAACAACAGAACTAGGGAGTCTAGGACAATGCCACCAGACAGAATTTGAAGGAAAAAGGAAGAACCTTCAAGCCACAATCATACATACAGTGGCTGATCTTATAAGCTATATTTAAATAAACATCAACTAAACTTGATAACAAGAAAAACTACAATCACATTGATACACACAGATCAATTCTTACACTAATTCTAACCAGATTTATAAGTACTCATGGACACCAGTTGCATCAGCGGCACAGCACTAGATTACACCACCTACCAAACCAGCCAAACAATCAAGCTAGAAATAGTTGGCTGAACCATGGCTAACCAAACTCCAACCTACAAAGTTAATCTGCACTGAAAGACTTTTACATCCTTTTTTTATGGTGACTTCTACATCCTTATAAACAGCACAGCACAATTGGAAAAAAAAAATACTAACAGCAATTGTCAGGGATTACAGTAgttttttctcagatttttgtagaTGTCAAATCAGATTAATCACGACCTCAACTAAACTGGATTACAGGTACCGTGTTGAACTAATATCAATCTGCATTTATAGCTACTGAACTAGATTCAAGGGTATGACTAACCCTACCCCGATTTTAAGCTAAAAAAGAGAGTAAATTAGTCAGCTCGCAGATTGGACCAAGGGTAAGCCCCCGGTAACTACAAAGAGCTCGAAATCGACCACGACTAGCAGCAACTAGAGATCGCGAGCACCGACCGGCGATCGACCGCCTTTACCGGAGCCCCGGTCGGAGAACCTCGCAGGACCAACCGCCGAGCAAAACCAAGCCAGATTCAGCAGCGCGCCGCGGGGGGAGGAGGGGAGTGGGGAGGGAGGATCCGGATATTTACCTAGGACGGGCGGAGGAGGGGACGGATTCGAGCTCCGCGGAGGCGACGGGAGGAGGTCGGAAGCACCGGAGGCGATCGCCGAGGAAGGGGATTGGAAGGATTGTGGTTTGGGTTTGGTTGGCTTCGGCTTGCGTTCGCTCTTATTATGGCCCCCACCGGAGGGGGTTGCCGGACTTGCTGTCCAAGAAGAACTCGTTCCGTTCTGGGCCGGTATGTgcccggactgggatttcctcatcCGGCCGTGACTGCCTCAGACTCTCTCTTTTCTGTGTATGGATCTTCACGGCCCAAACTAGTACCCAGTAGTACTGGGCTGGGTCACCTTGGCCCAAATAATCCACTCTCTTTCCTGTATAGGGATCTTCACCGCCCAAAATAGTACCCTGCACTGGGCTGCGTAACCTTGGCCCAAACAAAAAGACAGGTCTTCTCTAATTTTTGTTTGTTCATGCTCCATAATCCATCGAGGATCTGATTttccttttttattattattattagcagCTGAGGCTGCTTCTGCCGCTCACAATTCAAAAGTGTGTCATCCGATCTTCAAGGCTCGAAGGCTGCATTGTGAGCGGTAAAACACCTACTTTTTGCCGATGAGAGACTGTTGTTTTTCAAAGCAAATGAGGAGACTCTTATCAGGTACATGAGGTATTCGATATGCGTTGTTTGACTTTGAGGAATCGCATTAGCACATCTAAGTCCGCAATCTTCTTCAGCAATGGTGCCCTTATATCTCGCCTTTAGCGAGATGGGAGGAACCCATCGCTTAAGGGTGGCTCGAGTTGGGACGGCCCAGGCGCACGGGAACAACAACCTCGTTTTCTGGGTTTTTTTCatgctttttgtttttgttttttgctttttttcttttgtttacactttcaaatattctaaataaatctttacctaataataaagagaattggTTTCTGTCGTACGTCGTCGAGCGTGATTTTGCATAAAAGTCCCTCGGTTTACATGAAATTAACCCGCAGTCCTAACTTAAGTGGATATCTGAGAAAACGTTTCATGTTTGCACAAAACACCCTGGCGTTCGGAGTATTGAACGCGCGGTCCGAGCAGATTTGTAAAAAAAAAGAACACAACACACGCACGGGCactcctcctctccctctcgcccacgcagtcctcgccgccgccaccacccacgccggccgcttccggcgagctccgacgCCGCGCAGCACGCCCCCGAGCTCCCTATCATCcgcgcctccctcctctccggccagATTTTCCTCTCCCGGCGTCTACCGCCTGCTCGCAACCCCACCCCCGTGGCTAGGGTTTTGTGCAGGGCTTCGCCGGTGTGTCTCCAGCGGCCGCAGGTTCGTCCCTCCTTCCTTCTTGGCCGGGATCCGCCACCCCTACATCTCATCTTCTCTTTATATCCTCTGTTGTAGATGCAGATGGAGCACACCATGGGATTTCCCCATCCACCACGGTCGCCGCCGTCAAGGGCAGGAAGGAACCCTAGCCAGCAGCACCTCCTCACCTCGGATGGCGCCTCTGCTGCACCAAGATAGGGCAATCAACCCCCATCTGCTCTCTATCTCTCGCATTTGTACAAGTCCATTTTTTGAACAAAATTCTGATACTATACCATTATGGGTAAGACAACAGGTGGAGATGTGGAGTGGCTGGTGTTCGGTGCAGGAGAAGATGATTGGCAATTTAGGACATAGGGAAAATGATAGAGGACAGGGCTCCATTGCTTAGATGCTATCGTATGCTGCTACTGATCTCTATAGAAAAAATGGGGAtgcctttttttgttttttaatttcACAGTACTTAGTATATCCTAAATGGAATAAAGCTTGTGATGATAGCTTTTGTTGATAGCACGTCTCCTTTCCAGCATTCTGTAAGTTTGTTCAAAAATAAAATTGGACTTCCTTTATTAGCACATGAGTTCATGATTTTGAGAAGTTGTCCTGCAGATTTAGGGGAGTATGGTTATACTTTTGAGGGTTCAGATTGGGGTCTTGTTTTGATTTAAATTTGATGTGTTCTCAGGGTTTGGTATATGGAGTCAATTTGTTTGAGATTTACATGCAGAGATTTATGGAGGTGGAGTATTTGACTGGTCGGTCTCACTCTGTGCAGGTGTAGGTTGCAATCTGATTGAATTGAAGTAGCAGGGAGCTGCAAGGGCAAGTCGAAGATGAGTGTGATTCGGTTCAGTTTAGGCAATGAGAGCTGCATTATGGTCATGGCAGCTTGGCATTGACGTGGTTCTCAGTGAGTAATCCATACGGGAGATCACTGCCATTGTCTGCTTTGGTGGCAAGCAGTGGTTCATTTGCACTACAAGCGCTGTGAACTCCAGCATGAACCCAAAAAAATTCGAGTTTCTTTTAAGTTCTAATAGAATGTCTAGATTTCAGCTATCACACATGTCACTGGCCATAACATCCCAATTGAGCTCGTCGACCAGTTGCCCAACGCCGGCACTGCCAAGAACAAGGTGTATGCCATTCATCTCATCTCCTGTTGTTGAACTGTCTATTATGCAAATTATGGGCATGTTTTCTTGTGGGGTTCTTTTGCCTCAATGGTATTATTCTTCTGGAAGCTACGTTTGCAACTCTGAATTTTTATTTACTTCAGATATTTCAGAGTAAACACTGAATTGCAACATGGCAAAATTTAATACCTCGCAAACTTTGCAGATTTCGTTTCAATTTTGTAGTTCGGTTTGCTTGCCTGTGTATATGTGCGTGTATACTGAGAGGCagggaaatattattctcttctagCAGTTCTGTTTCTGTGACATCTGCTCCCCTCCACTCCATTTTTGATAGTCTGAAATCTGAATGTGAAAAGCAGATGGAGGTGATCAAGGGAAGCAGTCATGAGTGAGGTGTTTGAGGGCTACGAGCGCCACTAATGTGAAGTCTCAGACGCCTGCGCTCTTGTACTTGATTCGATTGTATGTATATTGATACTTCTTTTCACTGCCTTACATTTTGCCGTTAGGAAGTTATCAGCACTAGGCATGTGATTTTGACAGGTGGAGGCTTTATTTTGGTCTAGGTGAACATGTGATTTGGGGAAGCTCTGTAGATCCAGTTACATTGCAGACTTACCAGCTACACCATCTAAAAAACGGGCTGCTGATATAGGTATATTCCTACATGGCCTTGCCTCATATGAAGCTTTCTTAGATCAACTCTTCCATTGATCAATTTTACAAGTAGGTGCACTGTGTTTGTATACAACAATCTGAATGTGGGAGGTTTAACTATTTTATTGTATTGCAAAAATGGATCAAGATGTTTTCTTTTTCTGAATCATGAATGGTGGGCTAGAGCCCCACCTGGATCGAGTGTTTTGGAATCCGATAATTAGATAAATGACCACCATCCCCATTACCAACCATCTCAGTGTTATTTCCAGTTTCCTAATTAATGTATGAAAAAGAGGATCACAACCCAATGGAAAGTCCAGGGAACCTTTTCATTAAGGGAACTGTTCCAGGTTCATTCAAAAAATGGCACATAATGATTTACTTTCAGCAACCGTTTCATTAAGGATAACAGATTTGGACTCTGAGCTTTCCTCTGTGGCTGTTAATATCCCAGCACATCAGTTTTAGATTTACCACTAGGTCACTTTCCTATGCTGAGAGGATTTGTCATACCAAGAGGTTAAACGGAGAGACTTCCAGAGCATGGtcatggtgtgaatctggtaggaGCGGGACTTCCAAACTGAAAAGGTCAATGAATAATGTCGTAGTCCAGAACCAGCAATGCCTTTCATGCACATGTTTTACCTAGACTCTGCAATTACAATAAACAAGCCAATAGCATGGATTGATGATAATTGCAACTGCTTCTTTAAAGATTTATGTGCTTGACTAATAATTTCTAAATCATTTATGCATTTCTTTCATGGCACATCATGCAGCCAAACTATGAAACTGAGATATCACCAAAGAGAAAAGAGTAATCTACACTAATATTAGCTTAATGAATCAGCAATCCTTCCAACTTATAAGTAAGAACAACCTGAAAACATTGGTACTGCTCAATTGTTCTCGTGATGAAGTGTTTTTTTTGTGTGAGTGTGATGAAGTGCTAACTATTAAGAATTACCAATCGCAAAATGATATGGGCTTGTTTACGACTAAATTCACCAATAATGTCCTGATATGCATGGAAATAAGCATATGTTGACTCCTGCCGACTTCAAGAACCACCACGGAGTCACATAGTCCAGGTCAGTCTCTATAAAAATAATTTTGCTTCTGATTTGATTTTCTTTGCCATGTTTGTTAATTGTCTTTTATGTTTACTGATGTACACTGGTTGTAGCAAGTTCCAACAAATTTAAGAGCTTTTCATGGCCCGTGCTTGCATGAATTTTTTTCCAAAATGAACAACTTCAACCTTGGACGCCTATTATTTACACAACACTATCGAGTTTGATGTTTGTAGCTGTAGTATGGAAGAAAGAAATAATTTTATTTTATATCTCCCCTGTCCTCGTGGCGACTGCCAACCTCCATGCCATAGGCGCGCCGACGCCTGCTCTGCTCGTGTTGTGCCGCCTTGGCAGTGGAGTTGGGATCCTTGGTGACGGATTAATCCTTGATGAAAGTGCGGGTACTATTACTGCAGATTTTTGTTGGGTGGATGATATTCGGGATAATTTTTTGCGTGCGTGCAGATTGATGAGAATGTGCATATGGAGATTATTTATAGCTCAATCAAAGAGGAAAAATTACCAAATCCCGTCTTGTCAGTCACCCGATAACTTTATTGATCGTCAGTTATACATTTGATTCATGAAATTAGAAGGTTCTGAGCTTGAAACTCCGAAGTACAGATATGATACTCTGTTTTTCTAAAATAAATGATGATGGTAGATTTTAAAATTTTGCATAATGAATGCATCTGCCTGTTATTAGTAACTTTTTTTCGCCTGTTATTAGTAATGGTGTTATTTCGTCAAAAGATAATAGTACTGTTGGGCTGAGTCTAACACTAGAGCATCGAGGTTTGTCCTACAATCTCGTACAATATTTGTTGAGGGCACATCATGGCGGTTCAGTGAAAATGGAGCTGCTCTACAACCTACTTACATTTCTATGTCATCAGACTATCTTTATTCTGAACCATTCTTTTGAGTAAATGTAACCATTTAACTCATTTGCTATGCGTGCCAATAGGCAAGGTACACGTTCTCTCTGCCTCTGCCCAAGCTCGCCGCCGTTACTGGTCGTGCGGCCGCCTATGACCAAGTAACCTCTCTCTCCCGCGCGCCCCTGGAGCTCCTTAATCTCCCGGTCTACCTTCTCTCTCGTTGACCTTTCTTTGTATTTCAACTGTAGGATAATTAGTGGATGTTGGTAAGTGTACTATTCAAGTTGTTGCTAACATTTCTGACTACGTTCTTAACTTCTGAATCTATTTGTGCATATATATACAAAGTTCCAGAGCACAACTGGTCCTAAATTTGTTGGGTGTGATTGTTCAGAGGAGAAGATATTTGTACTAGAAGATGATGTATATTTTACTGTTTTTTTTAGAACAGATGTTTTTTGTAGATAGAAGATGGCGTATACTTTTCTGAGATATTTTGTACAAAGAAGATATTGCTACACTACTTTCATGTGTTCAGATCGTGACTGTAGTTTGGACAGTTGACATGATTTTTTTGTGGTTGATATAATGCTCAAATTTGCTTCATTTGATAGTGAACTTCTTCATGCCATCATTCGGAACCTCACCGTGATACCGCCCCCTATCTCTTTGGGCTCCATGTTCACCTCCTGACTCCATTGGGCAATTTCTAATAAAGATGAGAAGTGTTTTTTTAACCCATTAGTCGAACTGAGAGAAAATTATGCATTTTGTTATCGATTCATTCATACGTAAAGATAGAAGATGGGCAAATATTTTTTATTCGGGAATCCAAAGTCCTTTTAGAGTATGAGATCGTCTTGCTTGTAACTTGCTTATTAAACAAAGAAGGTGAAATTCAATGAGAACAAAAGGTAAGGATTAGTGAGTAATGCAAAAAAATTGTGTTTTTACTTTCACTCGGCCCGCCCAGCTTTTCTTTCAAGCTCGGCCACTGATGAGCTGATGACAAGATTGTAAGCAATGGCACATGTGATGTCACATCATTGTACGTGATGCAGGAAATTGTCTCTTCATGTTTTCCTTTACCTTCTCACAATgtatttcccgttgcaacgcacgggcaacttTCCTAGTTTATTATAAACATCACTCTACATacaaacatttgaaaaatgttgactaAGCAATTGAAAAATGTTAACTatgtatagagaaaatgtttatCACGTATGAAAAAATGTGTATGAAACAATTTGATCATGTATTtctaaaatgttaatcaagcatttgaaaaatgctgaaaagtgtttgaaaaatgttaatcaagcatttcgaAAATGTGAAATGtgtattgaatttttttgatcatgtattaaaaatatgatgaacaaaatttGGTCATGTAtataaaatgttaatcaagtatttgaaaatatTGAGCAGGTATTTCAAAAATATTAAAtgtttatataaaaaatattaaccgtgtattaaaaaatgatggaaaaatatgatcatatttataaaaataTGACCATGTGTtagaaaaaatgttaatcttgtattcgaaaaatgttaatcaagcatttgcttTTTCTAAGTGTGTATAGGAAAATGTTGACAATGTATTCGATAAATGTTAATCTTGTGTTTGAAAAAtgctaatcaagcatttaaaaatgtaaaaaaattgtatagaaaaaatgttgaccttatatttaaaaagttaaatttgtattggaaaatgttaaatatgtattagaaaaatgttgttgacatatacaaaaaatgttgagtgaaaaccaaaaagaaagaaagaaaacaaaaaagtaaaacttaaaaagaaacaaaataaagcaaataaaaaggaaaatgaaaaataaaactgAAGAAACAAATGCAAAAAAGAATGAAAAATTTGATAAAAACAACGAAAGAAACAAAGAAAGACCAAAAAGGAAGACCAAAAAAACGGAGGATACAACAAAgtcaaacaaaaaacaaaagaaaaggaaaaaaactcgGGGATAACCGAATGAAAATTTAGAaagaagaaataaataaaaaaccaATAAAAACAAGGAAAGAAATGATGCAAACCTATTTTTGAAAACCTataaaacttgtatttgaaaacagAGAAAAGACATTGGAAAAAATGTAAAAGTAGGA encodes:
- the LOC119319447 gene encoding uncharacterized protein LOC119319447, giving the protein MGFIQSTFSLLVGAAGGIYIAQNYDVPNIKNYMQGLMGKAKELDHAYKKPEDGSKNKA